The Streptomyces phaeolivaceus genome has a window encoding:
- a CDS encoding LytR/AlgR family response regulator transcription factor, whose amino-acid sequence MLRALAVDDEKPSLEELLYLLNADPRVGSAEGASDATEALRRINRALESGPDGPEAIDVVFLDIHMAGLDGLDLARLLTGFARPPLVVFVTAHEGFAVQAFDLKAVDYVLKPVRRERLAEAIRRAVQLREATTAPAPQIPVHEPDPDHIPVELGGVTRFVAVDDITHVEAQGDYARLHTPQGSHLVRIPLSTLEERWRARGFVRIHRRHLVALRHVGELRLDAGTVSVLVGPVELQVSRRHARELRDLLMRRTTG is encoded by the coding sequence ATGCTGCGCGCGCTCGCCGTCGATGACGAGAAACCCTCCCTGGAGGAACTGCTGTACCTGCTGAACGCGGATCCACGGGTCGGCAGCGCCGAGGGCGCGAGCGACGCCACCGAGGCGCTGCGGCGGATCAACCGGGCCCTGGAGTCGGGCCCCGACGGGCCCGAGGCGATCGACGTCGTCTTCCTCGACATCCACATGGCCGGACTCGACGGTCTGGACCTCGCCCGTCTCCTCACCGGATTCGCCCGGCCCCCGCTCGTCGTCTTCGTCACCGCGCACGAGGGCTTCGCCGTCCAGGCCTTCGACCTCAAGGCCGTCGACTACGTCCTCAAACCCGTCCGCCGCGAACGTCTCGCCGAGGCGATACGCCGGGCCGTCCAACTCCGCGAGGCGACCACCGCCCCGGCCCCGCAGATACCGGTCCACGAACCCGACCCCGACCACATCCCCGTCGAACTCGGCGGGGTGACCCGCTTCGTCGCCGTCGACGACATCACCCACGTCGAGGCCCAGGGCGACTACGCCCGACTCCACACCCCCCAGGGCAGCCACCTCGTCCGCATCCCCCTGTCCACCCTCGAAGAGCGCTGGCGCGCACGCGGGTTCGTCCGCATCCACCGCCGCCATCTCGTCGCCCTGCGGCACGTCGGCGAACTCCGCCTGGACGCGGGCACGGTCAGCGTCCTCGTCGGCCCCGTGGAACTCCAGGTCAGCCGCCGCCACGCACGCGAACTGCGCGATCTGCTGATGCGCCGGACCACGGGCTGA
- a CDS encoding Lrp/AsnC family transcriptional regulator, which translates to MSSKSAAFDELDRKIITALMANARTSFAEIGSAIGLSATAVKRRVDRLRETGVITGFTATVQPAALGWRTEAYVEVYCEGAAPPRRLAEVVRNHPEITAAMTVTGGADALLHVRAVDVEHFEEVLERIRAEPFIRKTISYMVLSHLLPEAPEAGATQDAANMR; encoded by the coding sequence ATGAGCAGCAAGTCCGCGGCGTTCGACGAACTCGACCGGAAGATCATCACGGCGTTGATGGCGAACGCGAGGACCAGCTTCGCCGAGATCGGCTCGGCCATCGGTCTTTCGGCCACCGCGGTCAAGCGGCGGGTGGACCGGTTGCGGGAGACCGGGGTGATCACCGGTTTCACGGCCACGGTGCAGCCGGCGGCGCTCGGCTGGCGCACGGAGGCGTATGTGGAGGTGTACTGCGAGGGCGCGGCGCCGCCCCGGCGGCTCGCGGAGGTGGTGCGCAACCATCCGGAGATCACCGCGGCGATGACGGTGACCGGGGGCGCGGACGCGCTGCTGCATGTCCGGGCCGTCGACGTGGAGCACTTCGAGGAGGTGCTGGAGCGGATCCGCGCCGAGCCGTTCATCCGGAAGACGATCAGTTACATGGTGCTGTCGCACCTGCTGCCGGAGGCTCCGGAGGCCGGTGCGACCCAGGACGCAGCGAACATGCGCTGA
- the ddaH gene encoding dimethylargininase translates to MPDSRVPRLRRFLVCEPRHFAVQYSINPWMHPDTPVDVDLAQDQWRELIHAYRTHGHTVDSVEPVAALPDMVFAANCALVLGGRVLGSLFHAPERRPESTAYDSWFKSAGYEVFRSESVCEGEGDLVPTGRHLLAGTGFRTTREAHRQAQEFFGVPVISLQLVDPRFYHLDTALFVLDDGSDGSPGNIAYYPEAFSPGSRAVLARLYPDAVIATREDAMAFGLNSVSDGRHVFISPRAKELADQLARQGYVPVPVDLSEFQKAGGGIKCVTQEIRP, encoded by the coding sequence GTGCCCGACAGCCGTGTGCCGCGCCTTCGGCGCTTTCTCGTCTGTGAACCCAGACACTTCGCCGTGCAGTACTCGATCAATCCCTGGATGCATCCGGACACCCCCGTGGACGTCGATCTCGCCCAGGATCAGTGGCGGGAGCTGATCCACGCCTACCGGACCCATGGCCACACCGTGGACAGTGTGGAGCCGGTGGCGGCGCTGCCCGACATGGTGTTCGCGGCCAACTGCGCGCTCGTCCTCGGCGGCCGGGTCCTCGGCTCGCTGTTCCACGCGCCGGAGCGGCGCCCCGAGTCCACCGCCTACGACTCCTGGTTCAAGAGCGCCGGGTACGAGGTGTTCCGGTCGGAGTCGGTGTGCGAGGGAGAGGGCGATCTGGTGCCGACCGGTCGCCATCTGCTCGCCGGGACCGGCTTCCGCACCACCCGGGAGGCCCATCGCCAGGCGCAGGAGTTCTTCGGCGTCCCCGTGATCAGCCTCCAGCTGGTGGACCCGCGTTTCTACCATCTGGACACCGCGCTGTTCGTCCTCGACGACGGGAGCGACGGCTCCCCCGGGAACATCGCGTACTACCCGGAGGCCTTCTCGCCCGGCAGCCGCGCGGTCCTCGCCCGGCTGTACCCGGACGCGGTGATCGCGACCCGTGAGGACGCCATGGCCTTCGGTCTGAACTCGGTGTCCGACGGCCGTCATGTCTTCATCTCGCCCCGCGCCAAGGAACTCGCGGACCAGCTCGCCCGGCAGGGCTACGTTCCCGTCCCCGTCGACCTGTCGGAGTTCCAGAAGGCCGGCGGCGGCATCAAGTGCGTCACCCAGGAGATCCGCCCGTGA
- the rocD gene encoding ornithine--oxo-acid transaminase, with protein sequence MTAPVHTRSSADLIRAEEPVLAHNYHPLPVVVARAEGTWVEDVEGRRYLDMLAGYSALNFGHRHPALIEAAHRQLDTLTLTSRAFHNDRLAEFAESLAALTGLDMVLPMNTGAEAVESAIKVARKWAYDVKGVPADRATIVVAADNFHGRTTTIVSFSTDPVARDGFGPFTPGFRVVPYNDLAALEAAIDETTAAVLIEPIQGEAGVLIPDDGYLRGVRELTRRTGCLFIADEIQSGLGRTGRTLAVEHEDVEPDAVLLGKALGGGIVPVSAVVARREVLSVLRPGEHGSTFGGNPLAAAVGSAVVELLRTGEFQRRATELGAVLRDGLTGLVGRGVLGFRARGLWAGVDIDPAIGTGREISHRLMDRGVLVKDTHGSTIRLAPPLTITAPELRSALGTLGEVLEEGS encoded by the coding sequence ATGACCGCCCCCGTCCACACGCGTTCGTCGGCCGACCTCATCCGCGCCGAGGAGCCCGTCCTCGCGCACAACTACCACCCGCTGCCCGTGGTCGTCGCCCGCGCCGAGGGCACCTGGGTGGAGGACGTCGAGGGCCGTCGCTATCTGGACATGCTGGCCGGGTACTCCGCCCTGAACTTCGGCCACCGCCACCCGGCGCTGATCGAGGCCGCGCACCGCCAGCTCGACACGCTCACCCTCACCTCGCGGGCCTTCCACAACGACCGGCTCGCCGAGTTCGCCGAGTCCCTGGCCGCGCTGACCGGCCTGGACATGGTGCTGCCGATGAACACGGGCGCCGAGGCCGTGGAGAGCGCGATCAAGGTGGCCCGCAAATGGGCGTACGACGTGAAGGGCGTCCCCGCCGACCGCGCCACCATCGTGGTCGCCGCCGACAACTTCCACGGCCGTACGACGACGATCGTCAGCTTCTCCACGGACCCGGTGGCGCGGGACGGCTTCGGCCCGTTCACGCCCGGTTTCCGGGTGGTCCCGTACAACGATCTCGCCGCGCTGGAGGCGGCGATCGACGAGACGACGGCCGCGGTGCTGATCGAGCCCATCCAGGGCGAGGCGGGGGTGCTGATCCCGGACGACGGCTATCTGCGCGGGGTCCGTGAGCTGACCCGCCGCACGGGCTGTCTGTTCATCGCGGACGAGATCCAGTCGGGCCTCGGCCGCACCGGGCGGACGCTCGCCGTCGAGCACGAGGACGTCGAGCCGGACGCCGTGCTGCTGGGCAAGGCGCTCGGTGGCGGCATCGTGCCGGTGTCGGCGGTGGTGGCCCGCCGGGAGGTGCTGTCGGTGCTGCGTCCCGGTGAGCACGGGTCGACGTTCGGCGGCAATCCCCTCGCGGCGGCGGTCGGTTCGGCGGTGGTCGAGCTGCTGCGCACCGGGGAGTTCCAGCGCCGGGCCACCGAACTCGGCGCGGTCCTGCGGGACGGCCTCACCGGACTCGTCGGCCGGGGTGTGCTCGGCTTCCGGGCACGCGGCCTGTGGGCGGGCGTCGACATCGACCCCGCGATCGGCACGGGCCGGGAGATCAGCCACCGCCTCATGGACCGCGGCGTCCTGGTCAAGGACACCCACGGCTCCACGATCCGTCTGGCCCCACCCCTGACGATCACGGCGCCGGAACTCCGCTCGGCGCTGGGGACGCTGGGGGAGGTTCTGGAAGAGGGTTCCTGA
- a CDS encoding sugar diacid recognition domain-containing protein, whose product MLSPSLAQEIAGDTSAVIGFNVLITDAEGMVIGSGDGSRVGTFHEASVEVIRTQEPAAHSAPEALRLRGVRPGVTLPLVTDGQAVGTVGITGTPAQVRRFGLLVKRQTEILLRESVMLRSRLLAERAAEKLFADLSSYDPQVVEGDFLHFRAAELGFDLRLPRVAVAPGRGGLRGDRGRAGRPTARRSACPGHGIGPLGAAPHGP is encoded by the coding sequence GTGCTGAGCCCGTCACTCGCGCAGGAGATCGCCGGGGACACCTCCGCGGTCATCGGTTTCAACGTGCTGATCACCGATGCGGAGGGCATGGTCATCGGCAGCGGCGACGGCAGCCGGGTCGGCACCTTCCACGAGGCCTCCGTCGAGGTGATCCGCACCCAGGAACCGGCCGCGCACAGCGCCCCGGAGGCCCTCAGGCTGCGGGGTGTGCGGCCCGGGGTCACTCTGCCGCTGGTCACGGACGGGCAGGCGGTGGGCACGGTCGGGATCACCGGGACCCCCGCCCAGGTCCGGCGGTTCGGTCTGCTGGTGAAGCGGCAGACGGAGATCCTGCTGCGGGAGTCGGTGATGCTGCGTTCCCGGCTGCTCGCCGAGCGGGCGGCCGAGAAGCTGTTCGCGGACCTCTCCTCCTACGACCCCCAGGTCGTCGAGGGCGACTTCCTGCACTTCCGGGCGGCCGAGCTGGGGTTCGATCTGCGGCTGCCCCGGGTCGCGGTGGCCCCGGGTCGCGGTGGCCTTCGAGGTGACCGTGGCCGAGCCGGGCGGCCGACGGCACGGCGGAGCGCCTGCCCGGGACATGGCATTGGTCCGCTCGGAGCTGCTCCGCACGGTCCGTGA
- a CDS encoding PucR family transcriptional regulator yields the protein MAEPGGRRHGGAPARDMALVRSELLRTVREVFADPQDIVATTAPGRIGVLHRLRADRATASLVADCRRVADVIAAQNSLTARAGIGEPADSVGALHDSYQDACDALRLTARRTGGPAGRPGAGGAGAPVHLIAELRIHQVLAAVGQPARGRLLATTAAELRAQPDWPVLRDTVTAWCEGGFNLVRAAEALHVHRNTVVYRMQKIERLTGRPLRDHRATMALYLACLSDELGGAPETPARPKEIAVDLPPRPRRTS from the coding sequence GTGGCCGAGCCGGGCGGCCGACGGCACGGCGGAGCGCCTGCCCGGGACATGGCATTGGTCCGCTCGGAGCTGCTCCGCACGGTCCGTGAGGTCTTCGCCGACCCGCAGGACATCGTCGCCACCACGGCCCCGGGCCGGATCGGTGTGCTGCACCGGCTGCGGGCCGACCGGGCGACGGCGTCCCTGGTGGCCGACTGCCGCCGGGTCGCCGATGTCATCGCCGCGCAGAACTCCCTCACGGCCCGCGCCGGGATCGGTGAACCGGCGGACTCCGTCGGCGCCCTCCACGACTCCTACCAGGACGCCTGTGACGCGCTCCGGCTGACCGCCCGGCGGACGGGCGGTCCGGCCGGGCGGCCGGGGGCCGGCGGGGCCGGTGCCCCGGTCCATCTGATCGCCGAGCTGCGGATCCACCAGGTTCTGGCGGCGGTGGGCCAGCCCGCGCGCGGGCGGCTGCTGGCGACGACCGCGGCCGAGCTGCGGGCCCAGCCGGACTGGCCGGTGCTCCGGGACACGGTCACCGCGTGGTGCGAGGGCGGCTTCAATCTCGTCCGGGCGGCCGAGGCACTGCACGTGCACCGGAACACCGTGGTCTACCGGATGCAGAAGATCGAGCGGCTGACCGGTCGGCCGCTGCGTGACCACCGCGCCACGATGGCCCTGTATCTCGCCTGTCTGTCCGACGAGTTGGGCGGGGCGCCCGAGACACCCGCGCGGCCCAAGGAGATCGCGGTCGACTTGCCGCCGAGGCCCAGGCGCACAAGCTGA
- a CDS encoding PP2C family protein-serine/threonine phosphatase → MTGSGVEPGVVDPLGETLAAAVRRAGARSGGVYLLDPTESVVGLIALCGIPVDAFAPWWRAPFSVHGPTQDAVRNERLVWVSSLDELARSYPRVAASIPYQVAFAVVPLRDVRHCRGALLLMWPPGRSPRLSRREREDIVAGAGRIARVLDAAAHPPVIPDRPRFVRPHHAEPRPRSGLAAAQLVERLPLGALGLDLGGCVTYMNAAAADLLGSPVERLVGTQPWKSLTWLDNIAYMDAYRTAVSSREPVALTVLRPPDQWLDLRLHTDDTGTSVLIAPDPTTRPPGARPTFTGTPSHSRIHLLMALAAALTETLGVQDVVDLVAERILPAFGAHGMIMSTADADRIQIIGHRGYDPAVIEQFDGLPTDADLTPAGRTLTTGASSFFADRGELSRLYPRAPQITDKHAWAFLPLLSSGHPIGCLLLAYNEPHPFTAAERSILTPLAGLIAQALDRARLYDAQHNLAHALQQTLLPHALPTVTGLDVAARYLPASHGMDIGGDFYDLIRLTDTTAAAVIGDVQGHDMTAAALMGQVRMAVHSHATAGATPDQVLTRTDRDLADLHASRFVSCLYAHLDLARHQVTLASAGHPPPLLRHPDHRTHPVHICPGPPLGIGIGTPAYPLTTLSLGPETLLALYTDGLVEDPGSDITGTIADLAEHLGTSGDLPLHQLVDSLVQHTRRTDDIALLLLRPHAGTAPHIGSSGQT, encoded by the coding sequence ATGACCGGGTCCGGTGTGGAGCCGGGTGTGGTCGATCCGCTCGGTGAGACCTTGGCGGCGGCGGTGCGGCGGGCCGGCGCCCGGTCCGGCGGTGTCTATCTGCTGGACCCCACGGAGTCCGTCGTGGGCCTCATCGCCCTGTGCGGCATCCCGGTCGACGCCTTCGCACCATGGTGGCGGGCCCCCTTCTCCGTGCACGGTCCGACCCAGGACGCCGTACGCAACGAGCGGCTCGTCTGGGTCAGCTCCCTGGACGAGCTGGCCCGCAGCTACCCGCGCGTCGCGGCGAGCATCCCGTACCAGGTCGCCTTCGCGGTCGTACCGCTCAGAGACGTCCGGCACTGCCGGGGCGCGCTGCTGCTGATGTGGCCCCCCGGCCGCTCGCCCCGGCTCAGCCGCCGCGAGCGCGAGGACATCGTGGCCGGCGCCGGCCGGATCGCCCGGGTCCTCGACGCCGCCGCCCACCCCCCGGTCATTCCGGACCGGCCACGCTTCGTCCGCCCCCACCACGCGGAGCCGAGACCGAGGTCCGGGCTCGCCGCCGCCCAGCTGGTGGAACGGCTGCCCCTCGGCGCCCTCGGCCTCGACCTGGGCGGCTGCGTCACCTACATGAACGCGGCGGCGGCCGATCTGCTCGGCAGTCCGGTAGAGCGGCTGGTGGGGACCCAGCCGTGGAAGTCACTGACCTGGCTCGACAACATCGCGTACATGGACGCCTACCGCACCGCCGTGAGCAGCCGCGAGCCCGTCGCCCTGACCGTCCTGCGCCCACCGGACCAGTGGCTCGACCTCCGCCTGCACACGGACGACACCGGCACCAGCGTCCTTATCGCCCCCGACCCCACCACCCGGCCGCCCGGCGCCCGGCCGACCTTCACCGGCACCCCCTCGCACAGCCGTATCCATCTGCTGATGGCGCTGGCGGCGGCACTGACCGAGACCCTCGGCGTCCAGGACGTCGTCGACCTCGTCGCCGAGCGGATCCTGCCCGCGTTCGGCGCCCACGGCATGATCATGTCCACCGCCGACGCCGACCGCATACAGATCATCGGACACCGCGGCTACGACCCCGCCGTCATCGAGCAGTTCGACGGACTGCCCACGGACGCCGACCTGACCCCCGCCGGCCGCACCCTGACCACCGGCGCCTCCTCGTTCTTCGCCGACCGCGGCGAACTCTCCCGCCTCTACCCGAGGGCCCCGCAGATCACCGACAAGCACGCGTGGGCCTTCCTGCCGCTGCTCAGCTCCGGCCACCCCATCGGCTGTCTGCTCCTCGCCTACAACGAACCCCACCCCTTCACCGCCGCCGAACGCTCCATCCTCACGCCCCTCGCCGGGCTCATCGCCCAGGCCCTGGACCGCGCCCGCCTCTACGACGCCCAGCACAACCTCGCCCACGCCCTCCAGCAGACCCTGCTGCCGCACGCCCTGCCCACCGTCACCGGACTGGACGTCGCCGCCCGCTATCTCCCCGCCAGCCACGGCATGGACATCGGCGGCGACTTCTACGACCTGATCCGGCTCACCGACACCACCGCCGCCGCGGTCATCGGGGACGTCCAGGGCCACGACATGACGGCGGCGGCCCTCATGGGCCAGGTCCGGATGGCCGTCCACTCGCACGCCACGGCCGGCGCCACCCCCGACCAGGTCCTCACCCGCACCGACCGCGACCTCGCCGACCTGCACGCCAGCCGTTTCGTCTCCTGCCTCTACGCCCACCTCGACCTCGCCCGCCACCAGGTCACGCTCGCCAGCGCCGGACACCCGCCCCCACTGCTGCGCCACCCCGACCACCGCACCCACCCCGTCCACATCTGTCCCGGCCCGCCGCTCGGCATCGGCATCGGGACCCCCGCCTACCCGCTCACCACGCTCTCCCTGGGCCCGGAAACCCTCCTCGCCCTCTACACCGACGGTCTCGTGGAGGACCCCGGCAGCGACATCACCGGGACCATCGCCGACCTCGCCGAACACCTCGGCACGTCCGGCGACCTCCCCCTGCACCAGCTCGTGGACAGCCTCGTCCAGCACACCCGGCGCACCGACGACATCGCCCTGCTCCTGCTGCGACCGCACGCCGGTACGGCACCTCACATCGGCAGCTCGGGCCAGACGTAG
- a CDS encoding lysophospholipid acyltransferase family protein encodes MFYYLLKYVLLGPLLRLVFRPRIEGLEHVPSSGAAIVAGNHLSFSDHFLMPAILKRRITFLAKAEYFTGPGLKGRLTAFFFHSAGQIPVDRSGKDAGQAAIREGLGVLGKDELLGIYPEGTRSHDGRLYKGKVGVAVMALKARVPVIPCAMIGTFEAQPPGKVIPNIHPVVIRFGKPLDFSRYEGMENEKAVLRAITDEIMYAILTLSEQEYVDQYAAVVKAEEAAAAKAAKERKFPRMPLS; translated from the coding sequence GTGTTCTATTACCTGCTCAAGTACGTGCTTCTGGGGCCGCTGCTGAGACTGGTCTTCCGGCCTCGCATCGAAGGCCTCGAACACGTGCCGTCGTCGGGCGCGGCCATCGTCGCCGGCAACCACCTGTCCTTCTCGGACCATTTCCTGATGCCGGCGATCCTCAAGCGCCGCATCACCTTCCTGGCGAAGGCCGAGTACTTCACCGGCCCGGGTCTCAAGGGCCGGCTGACGGCGTTCTTCTTCCACAGCGCCGGGCAGATCCCGGTCGACCGCTCCGGCAAGGACGCGGGTCAGGCCGCCATCCGCGAGGGTCTCGGCGTGCTGGGCAAGGACGAACTCCTCGGCATCTACCCGGAGGGCACCCGCTCGCACGACGGCCGCCTCTACAAGGGCAAGGTCGGCGTCGCGGTCATGGCGCTCAAGGCCCGGGTGCCCGTGATCCCCTGCGCCATGATCGGCACCTTCGAGGCGCAGCCCCCGGGCAAGGTCATCCCCAACATCCACCCCGTCGTCATCCGCTTCGGCAAGCCCCTCGACTTCTCCCGCTACGAGGGCATGGAGAACGAGAAGGCCGTCCTGCGCGCCATCACGGACGAGATCATGTACGCGATCCTCACGCTCTCCGAGCAGGAGTACGTCGACCAGTACGCGGCCGTGGTGAAGGCGGAGGAGGCCGCGGCGGCGAAGGCCGCGAAGGAGCGCAAGTTTCCGCGCATGCCGTTGAGTTGA
- a CDS encoding alpha/beta hydrolase: protein MRPTSRAAAFGSAGLLVTATLIAGAVTAPVASAADGGRTQDREAKGVAVAAAKAAKKGITWQDCPESWGLEKPIKCGWVTVPLDYAKPNGKQIKLAVDRIGSTGTKKERQGALVYNPGGPGGSGLRFPRRVTTKAPLWVNTSEAYDFVGFDPRGVGKSAPISCVDPQEFVKAPKTDPVPDSEADKRKQRKIAADYAAGCKKRSGAMLPHMTTPNTARDLDVIRAALGEKKLNFLGVSYGTYIGAVYGTLFPDHVRRMVVDSVVNPSREKIWYQANLDQDVAFETRWKDWTKWVAANDATYHLGNTQAKVQAKWLELRATAKEKPLGGLVGPAELISFFQSAPYYDSAWAPTARVWSEYAAGDTQALVDAAAPDLTDTAGNAASENGNAVYTAVECTDAKWPTSWKKWDRDNTELHKKHPFMTWANAWMNLPCATWQSQQYTPVDVKTKKGLPPVLIVQSERDAATPYEGAVELHKRFKGSRLITETKAGSHGVTGLVNPCVNERVDTYLLTGKVGKADVKCAPHATPTP from the coding sequence ATGAGGCCGACCAGCAGGGCGGCAGCGTTCGGCTCCGCCGGACTGCTCGTCACGGCGACGCTGATAGCCGGTGCCGTGACCGCCCCCGTGGCCAGCGCCGCGGACGGCGGGCGGACGCAGGACCGCGAGGCCAAGGGCGTGGCGGTCGCCGCCGCGAAGGCGGCGAAGAAGGGCATCACCTGGCAGGACTGCCCCGAGAGCTGGGGCCTGGAGAAGCCGATCAAGTGCGGCTGGGTCACCGTGCCGCTGGACTACGCCAAGCCGAACGGCAAGCAGATCAAGCTGGCCGTGGACCGGATCGGCAGCACCGGCACGAAGAAGGAGCGGCAGGGCGCGCTCGTCTACAACCCGGGCGGTCCGGGCGGCTCGGGGCTGCGCTTCCCGCGCCGGGTCACCACCAAGGCCCCGCTGTGGGTCAACACGTCCGAGGCGTACGACTTCGTGGGCTTCGACCCGCGGGGCGTCGGCAAGTCGGCGCCCATCTCCTGCGTCGACCCGCAGGAGTTCGTGAAGGCGCCGAAGACGGACCCGGTCCCGGACTCCGAGGCCGACAAGCGCAAGCAGCGCAAGATCGCCGCCGACTACGCGGCAGGCTGCAAGAAGCGCAGCGGCGCGATGCTGCCGCACATGACGACCCCGAACACCGCGCGCGACCTGGATGTCATCCGGGCCGCCCTGGGGGAGAAGAAGCTCAACTTCCTCGGTGTCTCCTACGGCACGTACATCGGCGCCGTCTACGGGACCCTCTTCCCCGACCATGTGCGCCGCATGGTCGTCGACAGCGTGGTGAACCCCTCGCGCGAGAAGATCTGGTACCAGGCCAACCTGGACCAGGACGTCGCCTTCGAGACCCGCTGGAAGGACTGGACGAAGTGGGTCGCGGCCAACGACGCGACGTACCACCTCGGGAACACCCAGGCCAAGGTGCAGGCGAAGTGGCTGGAGCTGCGCGCCACCGCGAAGGAGAAGCCCCTCGGCGGCCTCGTCGGCCCGGCCGAGCTGATCTCCTTCTTCCAGAGCGCCCCGTACTACGACTCCGCGTGGGCGCCCACCGCGCGGGTGTGGAGCGAGTACGCCGCCGGTGACACCCAGGCGCTGGTCGACGCCGCCGCCCCGGACCTCACCGACACCGCGGGCAACGCCGCCTCGGAGAACGGCAACGCCGTCTACACGGCGGTCGAGTGCACCGACGCCAAGTGGCCCACCAGCTGGAAGAAGTGGGACCGCGACAACACCGAGCTGCACAAGAAGCACCCGTTCATGACCTGGGCCAACGCCTGGATGAACCTGCCGTGCGCCACCTGGCAGTCCCAGCAGTACACCCCCGTGGACGTGAAGACGAAGAAGGGCCTGCCGCCCGTCCTGATCGTCCAGTCCGAGCGGGACGCGGCCACCCCGTACGAGGGTGCCGTCGAGCTGCACAAGCGGTTCAAGGGCTCGCGTCTGATCACGGAGACCAAGGCCGGCTCCCACGGAGTCACCGGTCTGGTCAACCCGTGCGTCAACGAGCGGGTCGACACCTATCTGCTCACCGGCAAGGTGGGCAAGGCCGATGTGAAGTGCGCTCCGCACGCCACACCGACGCCGTAG
- a CDS encoding urease accessory protein UreD translates to MTERVRGTSGVRATARIAARADGRGGTALPVLESDGPLALRRTRGSGDEARIMLVGAMSGPLGGDRFAVEAEVGEGARLRVGSAAATIALPGQAKGEARYDVRIDVAAGGELRWLPEQLISANGSDLSVSTRVDLAAGARLVFREEQVLGRVGEEPGRLTSRLTVLLGGRPLLDQQVGCGPGAPGGWDGPAVLGGLRALGQLVVVRPEFVERTPAPRVLGETAVLTPLAGPAVLVSALAPDALRLRRVLDEALAELDG, encoded by the coding sequence GTGACGGAACGCGTACGAGGGACCTCCGGGGTCAGGGCCACCGCCCGTATCGCGGCCCGTGCCGACGGGCGGGGCGGTACGGCCCTGCCCGTGCTGGAGAGCGACGGGCCGCTCGCCCTGCGCCGCACCCGGGGGAGCGGCGACGAGGCGCGGATCATGCTCGTCGGGGCCATGAGCGGGCCGCTCGGCGGGGATCGGTTCGCCGTCGAGGCGGAGGTCGGCGAGGGGGCCCGGCTGCGCGTCGGGTCGGCCGCCGCGACCATCGCGCTGCCGGGGCAGGCCAAGGGCGAGGCCCGCTACGACGTACGGATCGATGTCGCCGCCGGAGGTGAACTGCGGTGGCTGCCGGAGCAGTTGATCTCCGCGAACGGCAGCGATCTGTCGGTGTCGACGCGGGTGGACCTCGCCGCCGGGGCGCGGCTGGTGTTCCGGGAGGAGCAGGTGCTCGGACGGGTGGGGGAGGAGCCCGGCCGTCTCACCAGCCGGCTGACCGTTCTGCTCGGCGGGCGTCCGTTGCTCGATCAGCAGGTGGGGTGCGGGCCGGGGGCGCCCGGCGGCTGGGACGGGCCCGCCGTGCTGGGCGGGCTCCGCGCGTTGGGGCAACTCGTGGTCGTACGGCCGGAGTTCGTCGAGCGGACGCCCGCGCCCAGGGTGCTGGGGGAGACCGCCGTCCTCACCCCGCTCGCCGGGCCCGCCGTCCTCGTCAGCGCGCTCGCGCCCGACGCGCTGCGACTGCGGCGGGTGCTCGACGAGGCCCTCGCCGAGCTGGACGGCTGA
- the ureG gene encoding urease accessory protein UreG produces the protein MHLDHTHSHDGPAAIGADAHRPDGTRRALRIGLGGPVGSGKTATVAALCQALRDELSLAVVTNDIYTREDAEFLLREAVLPPERITAVETGACPHTAIRDDISANLEAVEDLEDEVGPLDLILVESGGDNLTATFSKGLVDAQIFVIDVAGGDDIPRKGGPGVTTADLLVVNKTDLAPHVGSDLARMAADAKAQRAELPVVFQSLRSEAGVGDVAAWVREKLAAWTVGE, from the coding sequence ATGCATCTCGATCACACCCACTCCCACGACGGCCCGGCGGCCATCGGCGCGGACGCGCACCGGCCCGATGGGACGCGTCGCGCGCTGCGGATCGGGCTCGGTGGGCCCGTCGGGTCCGGTAAGACGGCCACCGTCGCCGCGCTCTGCCAGGCCCTGCGGGACGAACTGTCGCTCGCGGTGGTGACGAACGACATCTACACGCGGGAGGACGCGGAGTTCCTGCTGCGCGAGGCCGTGCTGCCGCCGGAGCGGATCACGGCCGTGGAGACGGGCGCGTGCCCGCACACCGCGATCAGGGACGACATCTCCGCGAACCTCGAAGCGGTGGAGGATCTGGAGGACGAGGTCGGGCCGCTCGACCTCATCCTCGTCGAGTCCGGGGGCGACAACCTCACCGCCACCTTCTCCAAGGGGCTCGTGGACGCGCAGATCTTCGTCATCGACGTGGCCGGCGGGGACGACATCCCGCGCAAGGGCGGCCCCGGGGTCACCACCGCCGACCTGCTCGTCGTCAACAAGACGGACCTCGCGCCGCACGTGGGGTCCGACCTCGCCCGGATGGCCGCGGACGCGAAGGCGCAGCGCGCCGAGCTGCCGGTGGTGTTCCAGTCGCTGCGGAGCGAGGCCGGGGTCGGGGACGTCGCCGCCTGGGTGCGGGAGAAGCTCGCGGCGTGGACGGTAGGAGAGTGA